Part of the Nicotiana sylvestris chromosome 2, ASM39365v2, whole genome shotgun sequence genome, ataacatctacgccttatcatccagtgggtaatgggcaagcaaaatcaacaaataaagtcattatcaacaatttgaagaaaacgATTAGAAGAGTCAAAAGGGAATTGGCCAGAAGTGCTACCTgatgttttatgggcatatcgtacAATGGCGAAAACTAGTACGGGAGAAACaccgttttcattggtttatggaactGAAGCTTTGATTCCAGTCGAGATAGGAGAACCGAGTACCCGATTCACGcaggcgacacaagaatctaatgacgaggagatgcgggtcaacctagATTTACTCGAAACAAGGAGAGAAGATgcactaataagaatggcagcacaaaaacaggtcatagaacgatactacaatagaaaagcacgcctcaagttctttaaaattggggactttgtgcttaaaaaggtttttcaatctacaaaAGCAGCTAACGCaggaaaattaagtccaacatgggaaggaccctacagagttcgtgatgttgcagGAAAAAGGAGCATATGAACTAGAAACAATGGATGACAAagtactaccttcacattggaatgctgttcatttgaagagatactatttctaagggaaACCCACGGTTAGGTATAACCATTTTatatttcatttttgaattgttaaaattttactaactattttagatgataggcaaaaagctatcccatactaaatgatgagtcacgacatGTAAGGCACATGGAGTAAtctaaaattcctggcctagggttacaactattctgatagaaataaatacggggtatgcagtcttcatctataatcgcccCTCCGAGTCCcgtgtgtttttccttttcaggaaaaaggaccaaatgagaggaactatcaagtgctcgaggcttcatacttcaatactcaaacacttgggggactacctAATATACAtagacatgtgtataaagaaggcaaagaagattgagggaaaatcaagcctaaaagagACAAGTGCATAGTGAAAGTTACGAGATGGAGCCACGAGCTGAGGCTAAAGAGAAACAAAAACCTCATTATAGTTAGGGTATTAGGTTAAAGGCCATatactaaaacgggttataaggaaaaaccccgTACCTATTACTCTTCTTTTGTAAaaatttgttacaagaaaaacagttacgagaaagttatagatgtacttcaaatacatgtaaataaTTATAAGTTCCAATAacaacttgtcaaagttatttcaaagaaacatgtgtgttcctatttcttttatcgtatgttaacaccattatgaagttgagacgtctacTTCATTAAGTAtcgaaatataaaagggccctcttttataaaactcatgttcaaattaattagtcatgaggataacagaagcattttcgaagaataaaaatgcaaattattctgtaagtccttaaaaattaaggcaagaataaaggaaacaaaagtTTATAATAATAACACGAAgaacttcttaatatgtaaaaacCTAAGACTAAGGACAAACCTAGTCATAAAATTACGAGATTGTCTATATAGATTGCcccataaaagacttggggacttaCGACTtcaaaatcaaccctcaaataaaGTTAAGGGTCTGATTATAGTTTTCCAAAACAAAAGCAAAATCACTAGAATGTTCAAAACCGGTCAGTGAGAAGTTTGAGGAACCGAAGCAGGAGCATCAACAACAGTGGGTTCAATTTGGGCAGCTACATCAACAGATGCAGTTTCAATTTGGTTTGTAGCAACAGATTCGATTGGGCTTGAAAGAATTGGGATACCCatatcagcttcaacattcacgggagcttcagccacgggagaagggaagtcctgagtttgtTGAGCTTTTTTAATGGTTTCGTTGATCTTAGCTAACTccaactccaggttgaagttttcttgacTAGCTTCAAGTAGGGTATCATGACGAGAATTCAAAAATGCTCAACTTGCCTCGACAATAGATTTTTCTTCAAtgatctcataatccttttcccaagtAGCGATCTCattctttagctcttcattttcagccaaggcggagtTGTGGGAAacttgaagagaggcatgggagCATTCTAAAACACGCACTTTATCAGCAGAGATTCTAAGATCCTCTTGTGCTTAAGTCAAGTTTTGCACGAGCTCCCCAGTGTAAACTTCCTTTCGGTCCAAAAGAGCTTTTaactctctgatttcttcactagttttagatagttgctctgagaaggaggactcaagatgttctttatctTTTTCTGCTTGGCTTAAAAAAGCTTTTGCAACCGCCAATTCTGAAGTTAAAGCCCGCACTCGCTGCTCTAAGGTACTCTTGCTCTCTTGTAAGTCTTCTATATCAATCTGCGTACTCTCAAATTGCTCATTCCAATTAATTGCTTCCGAATGAGAATCACGTGTTGTCTTCTCCAAGGGGGCGATTCTTTTCATCCTTTCTGTAACACCCcaaaatattttataatatttgcATTCTTGATTGGGAATTTTTATAACGAGaaaatattttactttgcacTTCCTAAATGTGAAATGGTCAATATATGTAAATTTCTTACTTTAGGTTGTGTTAATATTGGTAATGAAGTTTCATGATGTTGCTATATGtaacacttaatattattttgactagttgttattaaatataatatataattaagttTTGGTTTCCAACCTTTTTTATTTATCTAAGAATATTTAGTAGTTGGGTAACCATTTTGTTCCTACTCTTCAAGACAAAGAAGAGTAGCTATCCATCTCTATCTTTCTATCTAtccttccttctctctatctctctcctcCGTAGAAACTTGAAAATCTGAAGTTTCATGAAAAACAAACCATGGATTTCTACTAAATCAACAAGCAAATTTCGTTTTTGGTGAAGATCAAGTTGCTCCTCTTGGTAAGTTTCTAAACTCGTTTTTATACTAGACACCTATTAGAATTTTCTACATATCATTTTGTACAGAGCTCCGATTTAAGTGATCCAGGACTTTATggaaaggtatttaataaatctATAACTCTTATGAAGGAACCAAAATCTAGTTTTGTTGGTATTTACCTGAAAAAGGATCAGAAAGTACAGGGCAGATGCTGTCTAGATTTCCATTTTTAGAAATACTCCATGTACTGCTGTTagtaattttagcataacctTTTGTTCAAAATTGATATGGAGGTGATTCAAGATTTTCTGAAACGGTAAGACATAGATCTACAACTTTTCTGAAGACCATAAAGTCTAGTTTACCAGTGTTGATCTTCAAAACTGAGTCACAACTCGAAACAGTGATACTGTCCAGAATTTCTATTTCAAACGTTTTTGAGTAATTTTCACCAATATCATATTTAGTTTGACTTGCTAAATTACTGAACTTATTTAGATACTTGATTAtgtatttaaggtatataaacccTTGAAAAAATCAAAGGGGAAGTGTTTGAGGAAGTGGACAGATTTGGTTTGTTTACGGCGTAGACGATTCGAACGTCCCCAAGTTGTGATTGAACTGTTTCGTGGTAAAACACCAAGGTTTGTGTGTAAACTTGTACTCTTTTTGCTTGCTGGAAAATGTTGAAATaacttgatattttatttttcttggcttcAATTTATATTGATATATTCGTACTATATCAAGTATTGTAAGATATTTGCTAAATTGCCCATTCGTACggattgtttgatcattttgtagTCTTGTTGGGACTTTGTCCTTCTTGTGGCAGTGACTTTGTCACTCATCTTGGCATGCTTCTTGATTTAGATCTTTTGCcatcttgactttggatttgtagttcgtcttgaattatggaacttgtccgtgttaagtacgaactaggaagccatttttaatatggttcttgattctcttgtctattgggttttgaccctacttgatttggggcttcggtccatcttgatatctgattatgcttagtgtgatggcatgacgtacatattgggcgaaaaatggatatttggtatactctcttaaattgatagtatacactttctagactcttgaacattgttattgatatttggaaacacttcaaagtttgatattgatatgtttgatatatttgttcacttattttaaattatgttaaattgagCTAACTATGACTGAAAAGGGGAAATTGGAGAATTTAATGACTCCAAGCCTAAAGTTTATACACCACTAAGCTTTATGTTTAGCGATAGTTGTTTTCTATCGTAGGAAATGTTCGGGATGAAATCTGAAGATGGCCAGGGTGAAGTAGTCTTTTTGGGAGAATTTATGGAGGTCACATTTGCATATGCACCTTGGTTTGCATAGTTTTGGGACATGTATATGATATACATGATATACAGGATATACAggatatatacatacatacatatatatgtatgtcaCACTTATGTTATTTGGAGGCTTGTTGGATTTTAAAGACCAAAATCTTGTAACTTGAATTTGTAACTTATTTTATTGTATTAGGTTGTTTTAATAACTCAAGTCTTGTAATATGCTGAATTTACACTTTGTCTTGTAAATatgtagaaaaggagaaaactagtttCTTTTTTTTACCCGATAGTTTGAAATTTATGTACAATACAAACTTGTAGTGATTTTGAATGATTGTATAAATCTGTTAGGAAGTTGTTTTAATCTGTTGATTAATCCAGAAGGGTTATATCACCATatgttaatattttgacattgtatttcatttaaaataaaattatggtttattttcaaaaaaaaatatatatattgcaCTTTGAACCTTTTCGCATGGGCCTACTTCCACTACTATAAttattctaaatatttttattaatatctcTTTTAATATTTTGTAAGTAGGAAATTAGATTTGTTTTCCTATGTAGTACCCTCACAAAGGGGTTGCTACTAGTTTTGGTATCAGAGTCACGGTTTGTGATTCTAGGATTTGTTTTGTTGTGATAGTACCTAgtatttgttgttattttctttcttgaGAATGACTTGGAGTTCATAAATTTTTGCATActtgtttaatttaatttattgtaTTCTGTGTGCATATGCATCATGTACATGTCCCTAATGCAGTGTGATCTTATCTTTTATAGGACTGTTAATA contains:
- the LOC138882441 gene encoding uncharacterized protein, which translates into the protein MAKTSTGETPFSLVYGTEALIPVEIGEPSTRFTQATQESNDEEMRVNLDLLETRREDALIRMAAQKQVIERYYNRKARLKFFKIGDFVLKKVFQSTKAANAGKLSPTWEGPYRVRDVAGKRSI